The stretch of DNA CACCGACAGCCTGATGGCGGGCCTGCTGCACGACACGGTAGAGGACGTGGACGGCATCACCTTCGAACTGATCGAATCCGAGTTTGGCCCTGACGTGCGGCGGATCGTTGAGGGCGAAACCAAGGTCAGCAAACTGAGCAAGCAGGGCAGCCAGGTGGCCGAGGTGAAGGACGCCGGGCGCGATATGCAGGCCGAAAATCTGCGGCAAATGCTGATCGCCATGACCGCCGACATCCGAATTATTGTAGTGAAACTGGCTGACCGCCTGCACAATATGAGGACTTTGGGCAGCATGAGGCCCGAAAAGCAGCAGCGCATCGCCCGCGAAACGATGGAGATTTTTGCTCCGCTGGCGCACCGCCTCGGCATCGGGCAGATCAAGTGGGAACTCGAAGACCTCAGCTTCCGCTACCTGCAACCCGACGCCTACGAATACCTGCAAACCCGCCTGCGAACCAAGCAGGAGGAGCGTGACGCCCTGATTCAGAGTGCGGTGGCGCAGTTGCAAGAATCCCTGATCGACGATCTGGAATTGCCGGAATGGGTCAGCGACATCGATATTTCGGGCCGCAGCAAGCACCTCTGGAGCATTCACAACAAGATGCAAAAAGAGGGGAAGGCGCTGGAACAGATTTTTGATCTGCTGGCGATCCGCGTGATCCTGAAGCCCAAAGACCTGATCGTGCCGCCCGGAACCGACGAAAAGCGCCGCGAACGGGCCGAGCAGACCCGCGAGAAACGCATTTGCTACCACACGGTGTCTATCGTGCATTCGATGTGGACGCCGCTGCCGGGGCGCTTCAAGGACTACATCGCCGTGTCCAAACCCAACGGCTACCAGAGCCTGCATACCACCGTCATTACCCAGAGTGGGCAGCCGATAGAAGTGCAGATTCGCAGCCTCCGCATGCATGAAGTGGCCGAATACGGCGTGGCGGCGCACTGGATGTACAAGCAGGGCGCACAGTTGGCGCAGCGTGACCGCGAAAACTGGATTACCCAGTTGCGCGAGTTGCAAAACGAGATCAACGACGCCAGCGATTACATGGACGCCGTGAAAACCGACATCCTGAGTCAGCGCGTGCGGGTGTTTACGCCCAAAGGGTTGGCGATCAGTTTGCCGGTAGGCAGCACCGCCGTGGATTTCGCCTACCACATTCACACCCGGATCGGGGAAACGACGGTGGGGGCGCGGGTCAACGGGTCGATCGTGCCGCTGTCTCATAAGCTGGGCAACGGCGATATGGTGCAGATCGTGACCAGCAAGAACGGCCACCCCAGCCGCGACTGGCTGAACTTTACGATCACCCGTAGCGCCCGCTCCAAAATCCGCCACCACTTCCGCACGCAGGAGCGCGACGAGGCGCTCAAGCATGGGCACGACCTGCTGGAACGCTATTTGCGGAAGCGGCAACTGGCCGTGCGCCAGCTGATGAGAACGCAATTGTTGGAAGACGCGGCCCACAAGCTGATGGGCACGCGCAACCCCGACGATCTGTATTTTGCTCTGCACTCGGGCAAAACGACGCCGAGTGTGGTGGCCCGGATTTTGTCGCCCAGTCTGGCGCAGGAGCAGGCTCCGACTGGCCCCAGCAAACGCGGCCCGGTCACGCCCCGCACGCCCGAACCCGGCGGCGTGTACGTGGAGGGACTGACCACCTCCAGCAAATTGTCTCAGTGCTGTAACCCCATTCGCGGCGATCAGATCATGGGATACCTGACGCGGGGCCGGGGCGTCAGCGTTCACCGGATCGACTGTCCCAACATGATCCGGCTGCTGAAAGACGAACCCGAACGCTGCATCGCCGCCAGTTGGGACGCGGGCACACCGGGCGGAACGATTGTGGATTTGGACGTGATCGCGCCGGATCGTCCGGGCCTGTTGGCCGACATTCTGGGTGTTCTGAGCGCCGAAAAACGCAGCCCCATGAAGATTGAGGCGGGCGTGAATGCCGACAACACCGCCCATATTCACCTGCGAATGGCCGTGACAGGCAACGCCGATCTGGAGCTGGTACGCACGGCTATTTTGCGCGTGCAGGGTGTGCAGGACATCGTGCGGGCGGGTCGTGGGAAGACTGGGACGCGAAAGAATGGGATGAGCGCGTAGGGGGATGGGACTATGGGTGACCCCCCCGAGTCTGCTTTGCAGTCAACTCCCCTTAAGGGGAGCACAACAGCTTTTAGTCCCCATCTCTAAGGGGGGCGTTGCGCCAGCAACGGGGAGGTTCACCTTCCAAGTCAGCCACCAACTCCCATTCCCAAATTTTCTCTAAGCCACACAGCGCACGATTAATACCCCCCGACGTTGTTATGCTCACAGGCGATGTCGTTCGATGCCCGCGCCCTGTCTGCCCTAGATTTTCCCCGTATCCGCCAAGCGTTGGCCGAGCGCAGCGCCACCTCGTTGGGGGTGGAGCGGGCGCAGGCGCTGGAGCCTTCGGCAGATGGAGGCCGGATTGCCCGCGAACTGAACGAGGTCGAGGACGCCATGTTCGGCGTGAGCCTGAGCCTCGGCGGGATTCAGGATATCCGCGACCTGCACGGGCGGGCCATAGAAGGCCGGGTATTGTCGGGCAGCGACCTGCTGACGGCGGCCTATTCGCTGGACGGCGCGATGACCGTGAAGCGGGCGATTGGGGCCAATTCTCGGGGGCCGCTGCGAGAAGTGGCGCATGGGCTGGCCGACCACAGCGAACTGGTGCGGCGCGTGCTGGGCGCACTTGACCGCGACGGACAGGTGCGCGACGACGCCAGCCCCCGCCTGCGCGACCTCCGCAAGCGAATAGAACCGCTGCGGAGCCGGATCCGTGAACGCCTATCAAACACGCTGGAACGCTGGGCCGACGTGTTGCAGGAAAATATCGTAACCATTCGGCGTGACCGCTACGTGTTGCCCGTGCAGGCCAGCCGCGTCGGGCAGGTGCAGGGCATCATCGTGGACGCTTCGGCCACCGGGCAGACCTATTTTGTAGAACCCGCCACCGTGACGCCCCTCAACAACGAATTGGCCCGCCTGATCCTTGATGAAGAGGCCGAGGTGCGCCGGATTCTGACCGAGTTGTCGGGCCTGCTGGCCGCCGACCCCGACGTGCCGCTGACCCTCTCGACTATCGGCACGCTCGACCTGATCGCCGCCAAAGCCCGGCTGGCCCGCGACTGGCGACTGAACCGCCCCGAACCCGTGACAGACAACGCCTACGATCTGCGCGAGGCCCGTCATCCCCTGATCGAAAACCCGGTGCCCAACGACATCCGGCTTGGGGACATCAAGCTGCTGCTGATTACCGGGCCGAACATGGGCGGCAAGACGGCCACCCTCAAAACGCTGGGGCTGGCCGTCCTCATGCACCAGTGCGGGATGTACGTGGCGGCGGCCAGTGCCAAACTACCCGTCGTGCGCGACGTCTTGGTAGACATAGGAGACGAGCAGAGCATTGAGGCCAGCCTGTCTACCTTTGCCAGCCACCTCAAGCACCTGCGTTTCGTGCTTCGGCATGCGGCCCCCGATACGCTGGTTCTCATTGACGAGTTGGGCAGCGGCACCGACCCGGACGAGGGCGCGGCACTCTCGCAGGCCCTGATCGAGCAACTGCTGGGGCAAAATGCGCGGGGCATCATCACCTCTCACCTGTCGCCCCTGAAGCAGTTTGCGCTGGAAACCCCTGGGTTACGGAATGCCAGCATGGGCTTCGATCTGGCGACCCTCGCGCCCACCTACCACCTGCAAGTCGGGCAGCCCGGACGCAGCTACGCGCTGGCAATTGCCCGCCGCATGGGCCTTCCCGAAGACGTGCTGGTGCGGGCCGAAACCCTGCTCGGTCCCAACGCGGGCCTGATGGAACGGATGCTGGAAGGGCTGGAGCATGAGCGGGCCGACCTCGCAGAACAGTTGGCCGCCGCCGTGTCGGCCCGCCGCGACACCGAAACCGAACTGGCCCGCGTGCGTCATGAACGCGAAACGCTGGAGCAGAGGCGCAACGAGATGCTGGCCGAAGCCGCGCAGAAGGCCGAAACGCTGTATGCCGATGCCATAGAACGGGTACGAACGCTGCGTGCCCGCGCCCAGGAAGACGTGGCCCGCCCCCGCGTGATGCAGGAACTCCGCGACCTGCGAACCGCCGCGCAAAAGGCCCGCCCCGCGCCCCCCGCCCCCCGCGAGGAACGTGGCGACCCGATCCGGGTGGGCAGCAACGTGGATGTTCCCGCGTACAACGCCACCGGGCAGGTGCTGGAACTGCGCGGCGACGATTTGGTGGTGCAGCTCGGCGTGATGAAGGTGGGCGTGAAGCGCCGTGACGTGCGCGTGAAGCAGGAAGTCAAAGCCAAGGCACCACGTACTTTTGTGGGCACCACCAAAAGTACCTTTCAGAACGAACTGCAACTGCGCGGCATGGGCGTAGAGGAAGCCGTGGAAGAACTCAGAACGGCCATTCTGGAGGCCCACGCCCTCAAGGAAAGCCCACTGCGGGTGGTTCACGGCAAGGGCCAGGGCGTGTTGCGCCGCCTCCTGCGCGAATACCTGAAAAACGACAAGCGGGTGGAATCCTTCCATGACGCCGAAACCAACCAGGGCGGGCACGGCGTGACGATTGTGAATGTGAAGCGCTGAGCCTCAGACAAAAGCTGCTTCCATTGTCTTAGGCTCGAGTGTAAGTCGAATCACGTATTTCATCTTGAAAAACGGCAGGATGCCCTAGTGTCTAATCCTTTGTTTTCACTTCACAAGACCTTGATTGGCAAAATTGGTTTTGCCGGTCTGGCCCTCACGGCAGTGATGCCCGCTCAGGCGCAGTCTGCTGCCCCCGAACCCTTCCGGTTTCAGTTTCCAGCAGGGTACGTGGGCCGTCTGGGAGGCATCGAAGGTGTCTTAGATTTCGGTGCAGATATCGATAAAGTCAATGCATTTGGCGTCCGCTCTTTCCCTTTACCCACCCTGCAAGATGTACGCGTGGCGTTGGTCAAACACAATAAATACTGGGAATACAACATTAGTACCCGCATCAAAGACACGACGCTGCTGGCCGGAATCGTGAACAACGGTGATTCTCCGGCTGGAATTGCCAAAGTTGAAGTCACGCACGACCCATTTAAAGGCATTCAATACGGCGCATCTATTCAGGGGTATCAGGGAAATCCCTATATCGCCCGTTTTAATGTGGGCTACGCCTCTACGGTTTGGCAAGACCGAATTCGCATTCTTAATACAGTGGGTATCGGTGCAGAGCCTTCAAATTTTGTACCTTACACCTTTTCCCAGGTCAATGGCGGCTACGGCGAGCCTATCGGCCAACAATTCAACTGGCGAGTAGACAGCACCGCCCGCCTGTACACCTTTCCGCTGAATGACAAGGCGCAGTGGAGCGTGGACATCTCGCCCTCGCTGGAATACCGGCCCGGCGCTGGCGTGACCCTAAATCTGTCGCATCTGGAACGCTTTGCGGGCGGCGAAGTGGCCTTGCCCAGCCTCAACCTTGGCCGCTACGAGGAATCTAACGCCACCATTACCTACCGCATTCCGGGCACGCCTGAATTTGGGCTGGGTGCGCTGCGGGTGCGCGGAACCCGCAACTGGACGAGCGATTACACCTACCTCCGCAACGACGTCTTGCTGAACATCAAAGCCCTGCCGTTCCTGATTGGGCCCAGCATCGGCTACCAGTGGGGGCCAGCCAAAGACGGCAGCACCAGCCAAATGCTGTATGCGCTGGTCGTGATGAGCAAGTAGAGCCTGTTTCTCAAAAAAGTCTTTTAAATATCAAAGCCCGCCAGTTCTGCTGCGCGGGCTTTCACGTCATTCCTGCTCGACTTCCGGCGCAGGCGGTTGCGTGCTGGGTTCGCCGTTCTCTACGAATACGCCTTGTTTGGGCATATCGGTAGCCTGCAGCACGTTGCCTTCGGGGTGCTGCTGGGCCTGTTCGTCGGCCTGGCGGTGTTCGCGGTCTGAGGTCTTGTGGGTCATAGGACAGAGTAGGGGAGAGGCGAAGGCCGTGCATGCTGGCTTTTCTTTAGAATGCTGCTTTCGGTGGGGCTTCGCCGCTGCTGTCCCTGTGCTCTGTCCCCTGTGTGCCGGTGCTCTGGCCTGCGTTCATACTGACCTGAGACCCGCGTGCTACGCTTCCCAGCCGTGAGTGTGTCTGAAACTGCCCTGCCCGGAGCCGCAAAATCGGTGCGATTGTCACTGCCTCTGCTGGGTGCAGGGGCGGCGGCGTTTTTTACTCTGGGCGTCATTCAGGCCATGTACGGCCCTGCATTCGCTTTTTTTCAGACCCGTTTTGATGTCGGCACGGCAGCGGTAGGCTGGATTGCCAGCGTGCATTTTTTGGGATCGGCCCTCGCTCCGCCGCTGACAGGCGTGGCCCTGACGCGCTTTAGCCTGCGCCGCGTGGTGGTATCCGGCCTGCTGATTCTGGCCGCAGGGGTCAGCTTGGTCGGTTTTGCACCGCTCTGGAACCTGGCTCTGGCGGGGGCACTGGTGGGCGGATTGGGCCTCGGCACCGTCAGCGCCGCACTGAATGCCGCCTATGCCAGCGTGGGCACCCGCGCCGTAAATCTGGTGAATGCTGTGTTTGGGTTGGGCAGCATCGCCGCGCCGTTGGTGGTGGCGGGCTTGGCTCCGCGCAGCCTGGCCCTGCCGTTTTTAGTGGTGGCCGCACTCTCGGCCCTCACGCTGGGGCTGGTGCGGCTGTGGGGTGTGCCCGCCATGCAGGTGGCTCCTGCACAGGCAGTCGCGGCGCGTCCGGGAGTGCAGTTCGGATTGTTCGCGGCCCTGATCGCGGCTTATGTGGGCCTGGAAGCAGGCTTCGGTGCTTGGCTGGCGCGGCATCTGGACGGCGTCGGTCTGGCGGGCTCGGCCTTTATCCTCAGCGGATTCTGGGCGGGCCTGACGCTGGGACGCATTATTACTGGGGCAGTGGGAGCGCGGGTGTCTCCGCCCCGGCTGGTACTGGCGAGCGCCGTGCTGGTGGCCCTGTGTGCGCTGGGGGCCAGCAGCACCACCCTTGCCCCCTTCGCTTACCTGCTGGCAGGCCTTGGCCTCGGCCCAATTTTTGGCACCACGCTCGCGTGGATGACCCAC from Deinococcus sp. QL22 encodes:
- a CDS encoding bifunctional (p)ppGpp synthetase/guanosine-3',5'-bis(diphosphate) 3'-pyrophosphohydrolase; translated protein: MAELRVLVSERPEAERVRVEKAYIFSRDAHDGVNRKSGEPYITHPVAVAVILARLGMDTDSLMAGLLHDTVEDVDGITFELIESEFGPDVRRIVEGETKVSKLSKQGSQVAEVKDAGRDMQAENLRQMLIAMTADIRIIVVKLADRLHNMRTLGSMRPEKQQRIARETMEIFAPLAHRLGIGQIKWELEDLSFRYLQPDAYEYLQTRLRTKQEERDALIQSAVAQLQESLIDDLELPEWVSDIDISGRSKHLWSIHNKMQKEGKALEQIFDLLAIRVILKPKDLIVPPGTDEKRRERAEQTREKRICYHTVSIVHSMWTPLPGRFKDYIAVSKPNGYQSLHTTVITQSGQPIEVQIRSLRMHEVAEYGVAAHWMYKQGAQLAQRDRENWITQLRELQNEINDASDYMDAVKTDILSQRVRVFTPKGLAISLPVGSTAVDFAYHIHTRIGETTVGARVNGSIVPLSHKLGNGDMVQIVTSKNGHPSRDWLNFTITRSARSKIRHHFRTQERDEALKHGHDLLERYLRKRQLAVRQLMRTQLLEDAAHKLMGTRNPDDLYFALHSGKTTPSVVARILSPSLAQEQAPTGPSKRGPVTPRTPEPGGVYVEGLTTSSKLSQCCNPIRGDQIMGYLTRGRGVSVHRIDCPNMIRLLKDEPERCIAASWDAGTPGGTIVDLDVIAPDRPGLLADILGVLSAEKRSPMKIEAGVNADNTAHIHLRMAVTGNADLELVRTAILRVQGVQDIVRAGRGKTGTRKNGMSA
- a CDS encoding endonuclease MutS2, whose product is MSFDARALSALDFPRIRQALAERSATSLGVERAQALEPSADGGRIARELNEVEDAMFGVSLSLGGIQDIRDLHGRAIEGRVLSGSDLLTAAYSLDGAMTVKRAIGANSRGPLREVAHGLADHSELVRRVLGALDRDGQVRDDASPRLRDLRKRIEPLRSRIRERLSNTLERWADVLQENIVTIRRDRYVLPVQASRVGQVQGIIVDASATGQTYFVEPATVTPLNNELARLILDEEAEVRRILTELSGLLAADPDVPLTLSTIGTLDLIAAKARLARDWRLNRPEPVTDNAYDLREARHPLIENPVPNDIRLGDIKLLLITGPNMGGKTATLKTLGLAVLMHQCGMYVAAASAKLPVVRDVLVDIGDEQSIEASLSTFASHLKHLRFVLRHAAPDTLVLIDELGSGTDPDEGAALSQALIEQLLGQNARGIITSHLSPLKQFALETPGLRNASMGFDLATLAPTYHLQVGQPGRSYALAIARRMGLPEDVLVRAETLLGPNAGLMERMLEGLEHERADLAEQLAAAVSARRDTETELARVRHERETLEQRRNEMLAEAAQKAETLYADAIERVRTLRARAQEDVARPRVMQELRDLRTAAQKARPAPPAPREERGDPIRVGSNVDVPAYNATGQVLELRGDDLVVQLGVMKVGVKRRDVRVKQEVKAKAPRTFVGTTKSTFQNELQLRGMGVEEAVEELRTAILEAHALKESPLRVVHGKGQGVLRRLLREYLKNDKRVESFHDAETNQGGHGVTIVNVKR
- a CDS encoding sugar MFS transporter; this encodes MSVSETALPGAAKSVRLSLPLLGAGAAAFFTLGVIQAMYGPAFAFFQTRFDVGTAAVGWIASVHFLGSALAPPLTGVALTRFSLRRVVVSGLLILAAGVSLVGFAPLWNLALAGALVGGLGLGTVSAALNAAYASVGTRAVNLVNAVFGLGSIAAPLVVAGLAPRSLALPFLVVAALSALTLGLVRLWGVPAMQVAPAQAVAARPGVQFGLFAALIAAYVGLEAGFGAWLARHLDGVGLAGSAFILSGFWAGLTLGRIITGAVGARVSPPRLVLASAVLVALCALGASSTTLAPFAYLLAGLGLGPIFGTTLAWMTHTLPARLIPFLLVAGSAGGILMPILLGILYSRSGPAAVPAALAVLGAVLVALVAATARLTRLRPAAPAGC